tttttttttttaaccattgttCATGTTCATTCTTGATTAACGGTGACAATATTTTTTCCGCCAGCTGGGATTGCCATCATTGTTGGCCTGTAACTCTTTATGAAATACAGCTCTGACATTTTATTGACTGGATAATTTTCCCAATTAGAATCAAGATCATTTGTACAATTTGACCTCTGATCTTTTGAATCTGACTTTTACCAGAAAGGTAACCGCAGTTCTTAGATAAAACAAGATACAGTAATTTGCCTTGTTTAAAACAAACAGTTTCCTGTATACACTTTTTACAATTGTGTAAAAGTCAAATCCATTGATGATAAGCAATATGCAACCCATATAAAAATTACTCACATTATTATGACAAtcaacatcaactttatttggACTATGGACTACAGTCATAATTGACGCCTTTTAGTAGTTTTCCGGCTTACTCATATTCAAGAGGGAGTAAACATGTACACAAACGTGGCATGGCAGTTTGACAGTGATAACACACGCCGTGATATTTTGGCACCTGACTTTCTATTTCGTTGATCATCACATAAGAATGCTGCTGCCTTGACTATCTTGATTGTTATTTTCCAGTACAGGCCTGATGACAATGCAATTCGACAGTGTAATTAGACCCTGCAGGttccacacataaaaaaaaatatatacgtatacatATGTTGACTGAAGTGTTTTCACTTGAAGGATTCCCCAATCTGTATTTGTTCATGTAAACACTGTATATTGCCGTCAGACCCTTGAATGTATGCTTGCGTAAAATGCTGTAATTATTTGGTTTGTGCACGATTGATGTGTTTTTGTCTCCATTTCTCTCGTCAGACGCGTGATGACTTTCTGGGACAGGTGGATATTCCTCTCAGTCAGATACCAGTAAGTTATTGGCCAAGAGCAGCAGCAAGTCCTTTGttcgttgtgttgtgttgtgttgttcatggcCACTGCATGTGATCTGGTTTAGTGCCCAAGCACAGACCTCCGCTTACCACCATGTAAATATGGACGCCCTTAGCGTTGCCTCTGTTCTGCATCATTGTCACCAGTTATGGAAACACAGACCAAAATGTTTATGGCACATTACTCCATTTGTTTTATGTTAAACAAAATGTTCACAAATGAACCCTTACATGTACAAGTGACGTTCACTGAGTAAATAGGAAATAATTAATATGTGGTATAGTGCTTAACCTTGCTTTgaatattaaaatgtatttaacatttttgttttgttgtttattcattttttttatccttagACAAATAATTCATCATATGGAAGGCCATATACATTCAAGGATTTTCTGCTTCATCCCAGAAGGTTGGTGTCACTTCACATCCATTTAAGCGTTTAATTTTCTATTGTGCATTCCAATAATTGGCATATGtattgaaaacaaaatgaacgacatttttaaaatgtttttgtgcaGTCACAAGTCCAGAGTTAAGGGCCATCTGCGACTCAAAATGACATACATGCCGAGAAACTCTGATTCAGCTGAAGAACCAACAGATCAGAACGACAACACAGATGTAAGTCTGCCATATACGTACCTTTATATTATTTGTATCTAAATATGGGCATGAATTTTAATTAATCAATATACATGTGAAGAGAATAGGTGTCATGGATCCGATATGCTGAACTTTGTGCGCAGAGGCTGAACATTCCTCCGCATTTGTTAATAAATGTCGACCGATGACTATCAAGGAGTTTACGATCCCCGTAGTTGGGGCTCTCCTAAAATGACACTGCATCTTTTCCAGTAGACCACAGTGCTCTTGTGGCACAACGTGGTGCTACACTTTAAATTCTGATTGCCTGTATACTGTAAAAAACTATAAATAAGGATTTCTGAAAATCTCTGATATTCGTGACATTTAGTGGAGTTTTCACCCTATTAGTAAATTCCGATTTTACTGCAGAAAAGTGTACAGCGAAAACAATAAgaattttgaagaaaaaacagtcataacagtgtagtttttattttttttgcagcctcCATGGGAGTTTTTGGAATCTCAGGACATGTCAGGCCCCATGCAGAGTGAGCAGACACCTGTTCTGCCGCCTGGCTGGGAGGAGCGTCAGGATAACCTGGGAAGAACCTTCTATGTCCACCACGAGAGCAGGACCACACAGTGGAGGCCACCAGCCTTACAGTTAAGACACAATTTTGTAATATTTCTGGTTCTGGGCCCGTAGCATCAAAGTGCATTTGTGTCTCCCCTAAACAGTGACAATAATGCAGACACAAGGCGACAAAACACTGCAAGGCAGAGGGCGCAGAGTTATATTACACGCAGACAGATCTCAGACCCTGATGAGACCACTGCACGAGATGAGGTATTTTCTTACTTTAGTATGATGTGACATGATTATAACTCAGAATGACAACAATTATGCAAACAAATCTGTGGCTTTATGATGTCAACTTTTTATGTTTTATGTAATAATATGTAAACGTGTGCACTGCGCTTTTTAGGCACTTAACTTGGTTGGCatggtatggatggatggatggatggatggatggatggatggatggatggatggatggatggatggatggatggatggatggatggatggatggatggatggatggatggatggatggatggatggatggatggatggatggatggatggatggatggatggatggatggatggatggatggatggatggatggatggatggatggatggatggatggatggatggatggatggatggatggatggatggatggatggatggatggatggatggatggagtacaCATAGAGTATATTAAAACGTCTAATGTCCAACCAAAATGATTTTTCTACAGCAAATTGCAGTTTATGGCGATAAGAAAATTGCATTTTACAGTAAACACTGCAATGTCAATTTGAATTTGATGAACCCAGATTGAGTTTTCTGGGTGTTTTGTCTGATTTCAATGTGTGCTTGACAAGCAACTGTCCTATTGCCGTAGGAATGGGAGGTTTTTCGAGAAGATGATGTCAATTTGAGCCAGGCCAACCAGGTCACGTTGCCTCCACCTCCGAATCCCCCGGAGGCACAGATGTTGGTTGAGGAGCTGAGAAACCTTTATAGTCAAGGGGGCACAACTCGTGAGCACCAGGTGGTGAGTCATGTCTTTTCCACATTGCTCTAAAACAGGATTAGCCAAGCTTTTAAAAACCAAGAACTGCTTTTAACATGAATAATTAATGAAAATGCATTTATGTGAAGACACGTATTATATGAATGATTTCTCACAATAGTATTTAGGAAAGCGATAAAGCGATTACAAAACCCAAGTAGAGCCATGATGTAGTATCGACACTAATGGGCAAGTCTTGTCATTAATGCGTCCTCTTCTCTCTGCTTGCAGGATCATGCATGTAATTCGAGCCATTCCGTTCGCGCAAGAACTGTTCACTTGTCAACATCAGAGGAGCTTCCTGTTAATTCAGTGGTATTTCCTCCTTTTATGAACTCATTTCCTGAGATTTGCCAACCCAACTTTATGTCGAAATTTTAGGGGTTTTTTGCGCAGTGTCCACCCCACCTGTTAAGTGAATTCAGGGATTTACACTATCCGTTAAAAGACATTTGCTGGAATGTGTCGTACTCGATTGTGGAGATATAGCATCAAAGTGTTTGTCACTATTTCAGTTTTCCTCATTCTTAGACTGATTTCTTTAAGCATTCTCAAACTCTGGCGTGTCAAACTCCAAATACATTTTTGTTACTTTAATTATACAGTACTTAAATGATTTCTGTAGTAATCacagttatttattttcatgttaTTCAATAGCCGGTTCAGACCTCTGCGGCGCTGCCTACAGGATGGGAGGAGAAGAGGGACACTAAAGGAAGACGCTATTATATCAACCACAATACCCGAACCACCTCATGGATACGACCCGCCTTGCATGTACGactcatgttttttatttttaagaagTCATTTgtttctaaatatatttttcttaGGTAAGTGTGAGGCTGACAACAATTTAGTACTGAATTTTTGGGATGTTGCGTTAAAACCCTTTTTCACTTTGGCTATTGACAGGCATGCTAATAATACTCTTCGTTTTTTGTCCAATTTACAAGATACGGATATTTTTGGTCGCTTTACAGGCTctttaataaaatacaaaaagcaTACAGTCCTGCTATAAGATCTCTTTAaatgttctatttttttccGACAGAGAACAAATTCAACCCCTGCGGCTTCACGAAATAGTGCTAGTACACCATCCTTCCAGTCTGCGACCCTTCAACCATCTCCCCAGTACACTCCCAGCCCGGAAGCTGCATCTGAATCAGGCTCCATGCCAGCTGGTTGGGAAGTCCGCAGTGCTCCCAATGGAAGACCCTTTTTCATTGACCACAACACAAAGACGACTACCTGGGTGAGAATTAAAGATATACGATCTTGCGCGCAAGTTGTTAGATTTCCCCATTTGAGTGACACAAGTTTGTTTGCTCCTAATCAGAAAGATCCCAGGCTTACGACTCCTGTTCATGTGAGAAGGAGAGCATCACTTGACCCTTCTGATCTTGGCCCATTACCAGTAAGTCTATACAATAGATTTATTGAATGCCTTGTTTTACGTTAGTGTGAGTTTTTGTTAACATTTTTATTGTCCCCAGCCTGGTTGGGAGGAGAGAGTCCATACGGACGGGAGGATATTCTACATTGATCACAGTGAGCGACTCACCTGATCATAGATATATGTATGTCTAGATTTCGTGAACTAAACATCTTCTGTCTGTATTTCTTAGACACGAAGATCACACAGTGGGATGATCCTAGATTACAAACCTCAGCAATAACTGGACCAGTAAGTATTAATTGCGTCTCTGGGCATCATTGAAAACGGAGTTATGGATTGATTGGTTGCATCTATGCTTGGTCACAGGCAGTGCCTTATTCCAGAGATTATAAACAAAAGTATGACTACTTCCGCAAGAAGCTGGAGAAACCAGTAAGTGTTGTCAATCTCTGCTGAGCAACCTGTTGATGTGATTTCTGCGAAGGAATCATAACACATCTGCATCACCTTTGGTAGGTCAACATACCAAATAAATTTAGCATAAAGGTAAGACGAAACGCAGTGCTGGAGGACTCGTACCGGCAAATCCTCGTCGTGAAGCGGGCGGACTTGTTGAAAGCAAAGCTGTGGGTGGAGTTTGAGGGAGAAAAGGGTTTGGACTACGGAGGCTTGGCCCGGGAGTGGTTCTTCCTCATGTCGAAGGAGATGTTCAACCCCTACTACGGACTCTTTGAATATTCTGCAACGTGAGTGTTGGAGAACATCATTAAATTGTGTGTGTTATTATCTCTGTTTAAACACATGAAAAAGCAACAAGGCAGGCCATTGAAAAGAATAGCATGCCTTTAAGTAGCATCCATTCtgctgtgattgttttttttttagggacaaCTATACACTGCAGATTAATCCCAACTCGGGTCTGTGTAATGAGGACCACCTGACTTATTTCAAGTGCATTGGCCGTGTAGCGGGCATGGCAGTCTGGCATGGAAAATTGCTTGATGGTGAGTCTTTGTTCACTTTAGtactcacaaaaaaaacaattctcagGTGAAATTTCAGGATGAAACACAGCTGTCTTTTTGTGAGCAGTGAAGTTCTGTACTGTAGGATCGCTGATAAAATAATGTTGTCGTTGTACATCAAGCTTTCTTCATTCGGCCTTTCTACAAGATGATGCTGCAGAAATCCATCACTCTGCAGGACATGGAGTCTGTCGTAAGTGTACATATTCAAGAAGTCTCTACATTTACATTCTCTTATGGTGATTGATGAGTTCCTTCAATCTTACAAATgacctgttgttttttttttttttacgctgaCTAAATCAGGACAGTGAATATTTTAATTCACTCAAATGGATTTTGGAGAATGATCCAACTGACTTGGACTTGATGTTCACCATTGATGAGGAACTCTTTGGACAGGTCGGTTCTATGTGATATGTTTGGCTTTTTACCAAGATTATATTCTTATTCATTTCCTCTGTTACTTATATCCCGTTTGTCCTCACCAGACTCACCAGCACGAGCTAAAGCCCAATGGCGCAGAGATTGTCGTCACTAATGAAAACAAGAAGGAATACATCCAGTAAGTAACTAAAAAATATATCTAATCAAccaattacaacatttttgtttgttattgATACATTTTTCATTGTACACATTTTCCGATCAACAGTCTTGTGATGCAGTGGCGCTTTGTAAACCGAATACAGAAGCAGATGACCGCCTTCAAGGATGTAATGACACTTTTCATTGTCAGAAAAAAACTTCCACTGTTTAAGATTTCAACGTTTGAGTGGAAATGTTTGCATGCTTTTATTTCCAGGGATTCTTTGAGTTGATCCCTCAAGATGTGATTAAGATCTTTGACGAGAACGAGCTTGAGGTGAGTTTTCTGTCCGTCTTTGAGTCTCTAGTTTATTTCATGACTAATGAATTTGCTGCTTGGTTTCTCGTCCCACAGTTGCTAATGTGTGGTCTGGGGGATGTGGACGTGAACGACTGGAGACAAAACACCAAGTACAAGAGTGGCTACAACGCCGACCACGCAGTTATCCACTGGTTCTGGAAAGTAAGTAACATTCCATGCCTGGAGCCACGAGACATGTGGACTTGAGTTGTTAAGGCAAGGCCCCTTTATTCACAGTGTAGCACATTTGATACACAAGATAAGACAATCTGCAACACATAAAACTAAAATTAAATCCAATATTTCAAGGAAAAATACGACAAaggaaaaatcatttaaaaaccaAACTTAAGCAAAATACAGAGGGAAGAAAATAGTTAAATAAGATAACTCAAAGAATGTACTTGAGCACTGACTATTTTataaaaatgttaaatgtgAATTCAAAtagctatataaataaaatatatattattaaaaacaaTGCTACAGACCGAAAagattttgcccccccccccattttgcagaatttgcgcCTTGAAAACTGCCTTTTACTTCACTGTGATTTCTATTTGaattcaatttttaaaaaaagcagcaGTGTCCATTTAATTGAAGCAAAATCTGTTTCATTCCGCATTGACTATTTAATTAGTGAATGTCACTGTTTTTAGAAAGACTgctatttttcttatttaaaaaaGCGCATCTCTTAAGGGACTGTGTGAATGTTTTATTGTGTCTTTGAGAAGAGCTTCATTATTGTTCTTCCGTCTTTTTATAGGCAGTACTGCTGATGGATGCCGAAAAAAGAATTCGTCTCTTGCAGTTTGTGACGGGAACCTCCCGTGTCCCAATGAACGGTTTTGCGGAACTCTATGGTGAGCTAGATCAATAACATACAGCATTTTGAGTTGATGAGTTTTCCGTCTTTCTGGGAATTGTTCTTTCACATGTTGGGCACACCTGGAGTCACTCATGTTTGTCTGCTATTTAATGATCTTTCTAGGCTCTAATGGGCCACAGCGGTTCACCATTGAGCTGTGGGGAACCCGTGACAAACTGCCCCGAGCACACACATGGTGAGTAATCTTAGCCGTTCCTTGAAGCAGGTCGATAATTAGACCCTTTTGGAAcggaactgttttttttttttttttttttttttttaagccatgAAACACCATTTACTGTATGGATTGGTGTTGAGAACCTTGTTATCCAAGACACGCTTATCACAGTAGTAATGAGCCAACGAAATGCTTTCACTCGTATGCTTGTTTGACTCTGTTGCATACTCCGACATTAACAGTATGTTGGCGTCCTCTAGTGGACTCATTTAACACTTGCAAcgtgagttttttttatttttattttttatcacatTTCTTTAATgtgataaaaggaaaaaaatgtggTTTGGAGCATGCCGTTAGAGGAAGGAAACCTACGCAAGCACGGGTAGAACACGCAAACTCCCTCTGGACTCCAATTATGATTAATTTTggatcctctctctctctctctctcttttttttaaatcaagcttTAACCGCTTGGATCTTCCACCTTACGAGTCCTTCGAGGAACTGAGGGAGAAACTTAACATCGCCATTGAGAATGCACAAGGCTTTGAAATCGATTAGACATATACAATGACGCTAAGTGAGAACCCATGCGGCGCCAAATGTTGTGAAGTTCCAAACCACAGCCGGCGGCCGAAGACGCTTGAAGGACCGACAACTCAACAAAtgtttggagtgacagatgttATATCTCTACTAGTCTTCTGAAGTTTACACATCAGAGTCTTTTCGTCTCAAGTGAAATGACAAACACTAACCACGAGACCACAGCCATATTTTTAGGGCTTTTCAGGGTGTCTCTGGATTCACTTTGATATA
This genomic window from Syngnathus scovelli strain Florida chromosome 4, RoL_Ssco_1.2, whole genome shotgun sequence contains:
- the nedd4a gene encoding E3 ubiquitin-protein ligase NEDD4 isoform X2, encoding MAHRLRLDFASRRSHTDPLSECLSSHGEESGVILSADSLAESLAHSSLHFKVTSPSPDYGNLQRYSSVLIPRVNAKGCSQKSVVQIALQPCGTLSGDLDCTVGEGDPASSETGAIASSDGGSCSSSMASDAGYWSSNSIFEPETPEKHRTTQEKSVLCCKSKVPLRRCSSLVIFPKSPCSTPPASPVNLIALPAFFGTRAPLQTPAADSSRDEEEMTCKESATSTSSQHCLKGDPAPECRDTKHMVHFNIPLQDKPKCKVEGGNDVMEQSPSNDKSHHRSRSVLLHFAHQRPSLCGVKAECPDAPSFLAEPETPRDPKKKLYRSTSACLFSSVKPSEEKLLAKGHEKLEKNNCHRAIQRSFSLEVPYANTGISCHVSNTKLGSTCSPHVHIHLSPCGPTTLPSLPNDADASCKGSNSTKNSSQSAETRDDFLGQVDIPLSQIPTNNSSYGRPYTFKDFLLHPRSHKSRVKGHLRLKMTYMPRNSDSAEEPTDQNDNTDPPWEFLESQDMSGPMQSEQTPVLPPGWEERQDNLGRTFYVHHESRTTQWRPPALHDNNADTRRQNTARQRAQSYITRRQISDPDETTARDEEWEVFREDDVNLSQANQVTLPPPPNPPEAQMLVEELRNLYSQGGTTREHQDHACNSSHSVRARTVHLSTSEELPVNSVPVQTSAALPTGWEEKRDTKGRRYYINHNTRTTSWIRPALHRTNSTPAASRNSASTPSFQSATLQPSPQYTPSPEAASESGSMPAGWEVRSAPNGRPFFIDHNTKTTTWKDPRLTTPVHVRRRASLDPSDLGPLPPGWEERVHTDGRIFYIDHNTKITQWDDPRLQTSAITGPAVPYSRDYKQKYDYFRKKLEKPVNIPNKFSIKVRRNAVLEDSYRQILVVKRADLLKAKLWVEFEGEKGLDYGGLAREWFFLMSKEMFNPYYGLFEYSATDNYTLQINPNSGLCNEDHLTYFKCIGRVAGMAVWHGKLLDAFFIRPFYKMMLQKSITLQDMESVDSEYFNSLKWILENDPTDLDLMFTIDEELFGQTHQHELKPNGAEIVVTNENKKEYIHLVMQWRFVNRIQKQMTAFKDGFFELIPQDVIKIFDENELELLMCGLGDVDVNDWRQNTKYKSGYNADHAVIHWFWKAVLLMDAEKRIRLLQFVTGTSRVPMNGFAELYGSNGPQRFTIELWGTRDKLPRAHTCFNRLDLPPYESFEELREKLNIAIENAQGFEID
- the nedd4a gene encoding E3 ubiquitin-protein ligase NEDD4-like isoform X3; protein product: MAALSPEIRGQWNDAEGEARVLKIEVIAGLRLAKKDILGASDPYTRLTLYDPSSGEIAIHQTKTIKKSLDPKWNEEFYFRVHPRKHRLLLEVFDENRLTRDDFLGQVDIPLSQIPTNNSSYGRPYTFKDFLLHPRSHKSRVKGHLRLKMTYMPRNSDSAEEPTDQNDNTDPPWEFLESQDMSGPMQSEQTPVLPPGWEERQDNLGRTFYVHHESRTTQWRPPALHDNNADTRRQNTARQRAQSYITRRQISDPDETTARDEEWEVFREDDVNLSQANQVTLPPPPNPPEAQMLVEELRNLYSQGGTTREHQVDHACNSSHSVRARTVHLSTSEELPVNSVPVQTSAALPTGWEEKRDTKGRRYYINHNTRTTSWIRPALHRTNSTPAASRNSASTPSFQSATLQPSPQYTPSPEAASESGSMPAGWEVRSAPNGRPFFIDHNTKTTTWKDPRLTTPVHVRRRASLDPSDLGPLPPGWEERVHTDGRIFYIDHNTKITQWDDPRLQTSAITGPAVPYSRDYKQKYDYFRKKLEKPVNIPNKFSIKVRRNAVLEDSYRQILVVKRADLLKAKLWVEFEGEKGLDYGGLAREWFFLMSKEMFNPYYGLFEYSATDNYTLQINPNSGLCNEDHLTYFKCIGRVAGMAVWHGKLLDAFFIRPFYKMMLQKSITLQDMESVDSEYFNSLKWILENDPTDLDLMFTIDEELFGQTHQHELKPNGAEIVVTNENKKEYIHLVMQWRFVNRIQKQMTAFKDGFFELIPQDVIKIFDENELELLMCGLGDVDVNDWRQNTKYKSGYNADHAVIHWFWKAVLLMDAEKRIRLLQFVTGTSRVPMNGFAELYGSNGPQRFTIELWGTRDKLPRAHTCFNRLDLPPYESFEELREKLNIAIENAQGFEID
- the nedd4a gene encoding E3 ubiquitin-protein ligase NEDD4 isoform X1; protein product: MAHRLRLDFASRRSHTDPLSECLSSHGEESGVILSADSLAESLAHSSLHFKVTSPSPDYGNLQRYSSVLIPRVNAKGCSQKSVVQIALQPCGTLSGDLDCTVGEGDPASSETGAIASSDGGSCSSSMASDAGYWSSNSIFEPETPEKHRTTQEKSVLCCKSKVPLRRCSSLVIFPKSPCSTPPASPVNLIALPAFFGTRAPLQTPAADSSRDEEEMTCKESATSTSSQHCLKGDPAPECRDTKHMVHFNIPLQDKPKCKVEGGNDVMEQSPSNDKSHHRSRSVLLHFAHQRPSLCGVKAECPDAPSFLAEPETPRDPKKKLYRSTSACLFSSVKPSEEKLLAKGHEKLEKNNCHRAIQRSFSLEVPYANTGISCHVSNTKLGSTCSPHVHIHLSPCGPTTLPSLPNDADASCKGSNSTKNSSQSAETRDDFLGQVDIPLSQIPTNNSSYGRPYTFKDFLLHPRSHKSRVKGHLRLKMTYMPRNSDSAEEPTDQNDNTDPPWEFLESQDMSGPMQSEQTPVLPPGWEERQDNLGRTFYVHHESRTTQWRPPALHDNNADTRRQNTARQRAQSYITRRQISDPDETTARDEEWEVFREDDVNLSQANQVTLPPPPNPPEAQMLVEELRNLYSQGGTTREHQVDHACNSSHSVRARTVHLSTSEELPVNSVPVQTSAALPTGWEEKRDTKGRRYYINHNTRTTSWIRPALHRTNSTPAASRNSASTPSFQSATLQPSPQYTPSPEAASESGSMPAGWEVRSAPNGRPFFIDHNTKTTTWKDPRLTTPVHVRRRASLDPSDLGPLPPGWEERVHTDGRIFYIDHNTKITQWDDPRLQTSAITGPAVPYSRDYKQKYDYFRKKLEKPVNIPNKFSIKVRRNAVLEDSYRQILVVKRADLLKAKLWVEFEGEKGLDYGGLAREWFFLMSKEMFNPYYGLFEYSATDNYTLQINPNSGLCNEDHLTYFKCIGRVAGMAVWHGKLLDAFFIRPFYKMMLQKSITLQDMESVDSEYFNSLKWILENDPTDLDLMFTIDEELFGQTHQHELKPNGAEIVVTNENKKEYIHLVMQWRFVNRIQKQMTAFKDGFFELIPQDVIKIFDENELELLMCGLGDVDVNDWRQNTKYKSGYNADHAVIHWFWKAVLLMDAEKRIRLLQFVTGTSRVPMNGFAELYGSNGPQRFTIELWGTRDKLPRAHTCFNRLDLPPYESFEELREKLNIAIENAQGFEID